The Megachile rotundata isolate GNS110a chromosome 11, iyMegRotu1, whole genome shotgun sequence genome includes a region encoding these proteins:
- the LOC100876449 gene encoding A-type potassium channel modulatory protein DPP6 isoform X2 has product MNASVNIERNSWRLPPDETVQVADPRSKSAQDLTYAEGGHNWRSIIFSLLVIGFVIAGIVTAIYLLGYVDELLYWSGRRLTLDECLRDDLTPHRLTPTWISHDKFIYQADDGSLTLLDTSNNSVSLLVSNHTLRQLNVQGYQCSADLRYVLFKHNVKPVFRNTFTAYYTVYDVTNDHHTPLRLHASRRMQQTRLQHAAWLGNTSGLLMISENDIYVRMAPSAAEDARLTDTGVPGVIYNGVPDWLYQEEVLPRPEAAWPSPDGTHLLYATFNDTKVTALEFPWFSTQPGQDGSSSSPLSVTRRGTFPPSRSVRYPTPGSPNPEVDLWMLELANVTNFGNGNNTANSTTISKIKLKPPPALDGQEYYLISAGWVGEDSSHVAVVWMTRSQNLSLVSACRAPTWECEETHSERAPEGQWLDAQPHPLFAPDGDSFLLLATVQEGDKEHFTHIKHVTLTQQRIAVLSHGRYEVSEILAWDTKAHLVYYLGTRERRPGQRHLYVVRDPTADDPRRLEPLCVTCDLGEVLWSSRFYYTNCTHFGASVSPAVSEETQGYYVLYCEGPGLPLAGVHMMSSHKMIRVLYDTRIQRGDKLSQLALPTRRSFEVPLPQGWKAQVQLLLPPSWREELRDAAFPVLVEVNGRPGSEAVTDRFKIDWGTYMSSHNDVVYVRLDVRGARGQGKRDLFRRIGGVEVQDQLTVLRHLLKTLKYLDVTRVGVWGWGYGGYVTAMVLGSQENVFKCGVAVNPIADWLYYNSAFTERVLGAPAENYKGYVEADLTQRARLVPSHSLYLLHGLADLTAPYTHGVAFAKALSDAGIIFRYQSYADEDHALSGVLEHAYRSMEDFLAECLSLDAS; this is encoded by the exons ATGAACGCCAGCGTCAACATCGAGAGGAACTCCTGGCGGCTGCCTCCCGACGAGACCGTCCAGGTCGCCGATCCCCGTTCAAAGTCAGCTCAG GATCTAACGTACGCGGAGGGCGGCCACAATTGGCGGAGCATAATCTTCTCGCTGCTGGTCATCGGTTTTGTTATCGCCGGGATCGTTACGGCCATTTACCTCCTCGG gTACGTCGACGAGCTGTTGTACTGGAGCGGCAGACGCCTCACGTTAGACGAGTGCCTTCGCGATGATCTGACGCCTCATAGGCTAACACCAACCTGGATCTCTCATGACAAGTTTATCTACCAGGCTGACGACGGATCTCTCACGCTCCTGGACACTAGCAACAATTCCGTGTCTCTTCTGGTCTCCAATCACACGCTC AGGCAGCTGAATGTTCAAGGCTACCAGTGCAGCGCCGATCTGCGTTACGTGTTGTTCAAGCACAATGTCAAGCCG GTATTCAGAAACACCTTCACCGCTTACTACACTGTCTACGACGTTACGAACGA CCACCACACACCTCTTCGTCTGCACGCGTCGCGAAGGATGCAGCAAACGCGTCTGCAACACGCCGCCTGGTTGGGTAACACCTCGGGTCTCCTGATGATCTCCGAGAACGACATCTACGTGAGGATGGCGCCATCCGCAGCGGAGGACGCTCGGCTAACGGACACGGGTGTTCCTGGCGTGATTTACAACGGTGTCCCCGACTGGTTGTACCAAGAGGAAGTGTTGCCTCGGCCAGAAGCAGCCTGGCCCAGCCCCGATGGCACTCATCTTCTTTACGCTACCTTCAACGATACCAAAGTCACTGCCCTGGAGTTTCCCTGGTTCAGCACGCAGCCTGGTCAAGATGGCTCCAGTTCCAGTCCTCTGTCCGTCACCAGGAGAGGTACCTTCCCGCCTTCCAGATCGGTCAGGTATCCGACTCCTGGTTCGCCCAACCCGGAGGTTGACCTGTGGATGCTGGAGCTCGCTAACGTGACCAATTTCGGGAACGGAAACAACACAGCGAATTCGACGACCATATCCAAGATCAAACTCAAACCACCGCCAGCGTTGGACGGACA GGAGTATTATCTAATATCCGCTGGTTGGGTGGGCGAGGACTCCAGTCACGTGGCTGTCGTATGGATGACGAGGTCGCAGAATCTGTCGTTGGTATCGGCGTGTCGTGCACCCACGTGGGAGTGCGAGGAGACCCACTCGGAACGTGCACCCGAAGGACAATGGCTCGACGCGCAGCCTCATCCTCTGTTCGCGCCTGACGGTGACAGCTTCTTACTGTTAGCTACCGTTCAGGAAGGCGACAAAGAACACTTCACTCACATTAAACATGTGACGTTGACCCAGCAGAGGATAGCTGTTCTTTCTCACGGTAGATACGAG GTCAGCGAAATCTTAGCGTGGGACACCAAGGCCCACCTGGTGTACTACTTGGGTACCAGAGAAAGAAGGCCAGGACAGAGACACTTGTACGTGGTTCGCGATCCCACTGCCGACGATCCTCGACGTCTAGAACCGCTCTGTGTCACCTGCGATCTTGGCGAGGTCCTCTGGAGCAGTAG GTTCTACTACACCAACTGCACGCACTTTGGCGCATCCGTCAGTCCAGCGGTCAGCGAAGAAACTCAGGGTTACTACGTTCTTTACTGCGAAGGTCCAGGTCTCCCGTTGGCCGGTGTGCACATGATGAGCTCCCATAAGATGATCAGGGTGCTGTACGACACGAGAATCCAGCGGGGAGACAAGCTCTCGCAGTTGGCCCTGCCGACTCGAAGAAGTTTCGAG GTACCTTTGCCTCAAGGTTGGAAAGCTCAGGTACAACTTCTTCTGCCACCCTCGTGGCGAGAGGAGCTCAGAGACGCGGCTTTCCCGGTGCTGGTCGAAGTGAACGGTCGTCCAGGCAGCGAAGCGGTGACCGACCGCTTTAAAATCGATTGGGGTACCTACATGTCCAGCCACAACGACGTGGTGTACGTCAGATTGGACGTTCGAGGTGCCAGAGGTCAGGGAAAGAGGGACTTGTTCAGGAGGATCGGAGGCGTCGAGGTTCAGGACCAGCTGACCGTGCTGAGGCACCTGCTGAAGACCCTGAAATATCTGGACGTGACGAGGGTCGGTGTGTGGGGTTGGGGATACGGGGGCTACGTGACCGCCATGGTGCTGGGAAGCCAGGAGAACGTGTTCAAGTGTGGCGTCGCCGTAAATCCCATCGCGGATTGGTTATATTACA ACTCCGCGTTCACGGAACGAGTCCTCGGTGCTCCAGCCGAAAACTACAAAGGTTACGTGGAGGCTGACCTAACCCAACGGGCAAGGCTAGTGCCGAGTCACAGTCTCTATCTTCTTCATGGTCTAGCTGACCTCACAGCGCCTTACACGCACGGTGTCGCCTTTGCCAAGGCTCTGTCCGATGCGGGTATCATCTTTAGGTACCAG AGCTACGCGGACGAAGACCACGCCTTATCGGGCGTGTTGGAGCACGCTTATCGTTCCATGGAGGACTTCCTCGCCGAGTGCCTCTCCCTGGACGCGTCCTAG
- the LOC100876449 gene encoding A-type potassium channel modulatory protein DPP6 isoform X4, with product MKTTARIQENLDLTYAEGGHNWRSIIFSLLVIGFVIAGIVTAIYLLGYVDELLYWSGRRLTLDECLRDDLTPHRLTPTWISHDKFIYQADDGSLTLLDTSNNSVSLLVSNHTLRQLNVQGYQCSADLRYVLFKHNVKPVFRNTFTAYYTVYDVTNDHHTPLRLHASRRMQQTRLQHAAWLGNTSGLLMISENDIYVRMAPSAAEDARLTDTGVPGVIYNGVPDWLYQEEVLPRPEAAWPSPDGTHLLYATFNDTKVTALEFPWFSTQPGQDGSSSSPLSVTRRGTFPPSRSVRYPTPGSPNPEVDLWMLELANVTNFGNGNNTANSTTISKIKLKPPPALDGQEYYLISAGWVGEDSSHVAVVWMTRSQNLSLVSACRAPTWECEETHSERAPEGQWLDAQPHPLFAPDGDSFLLLATVQEGDKEHFTHIKHVTLTQQRIAVLSHGRYEVSEILAWDTKAHLVYYLGTRERRPGQRHLYVVRDPTADDPRRLEPLCVTCDLGEVLWSSRFYYTNCTHFGASVSPAVSEETQGYYVLYCEGPGLPLAGVHMMSSHKMIRVLYDTRIQRGDKLSQLALPTRRSFEVPLPQGWKAQVQLLLPPSWREELRDAAFPVLVEVNGRPGSEAVTDRFKIDWGTYMSSHNDVVYVRLDVRGARGQGKRDLFRRIGGVEVQDQLTVLRHLLKTLKYLDVTRVGVWGWGYGGYVTAMVLGSQENVFKCGVAVNPIADWLYYNSAFTERVLGAPAENYKGYVEADLTQRARLVPSHSLYLLHGLADLTAPYTHGVAFAKALSDAGIIFRYQSYADEDHALSGVLEHAYRSMEDFLAECLSLDAS from the exons ATGAAAACTACCGCGCGAATCCAAGAAAACCTG GATCTAACGTACGCGGAGGGCGGCCACAATTGGCGGAGCATAATCTTCTCGCTGCTGGTCATCGGTTTTGTTATCGCCGGGATCGTTACGGCCATTTACCTCCTCGG gTACGTCGACGAGCTGTTGTACTGGAGCGGCAGACGCCTCACGTTAGACGAGTGCCTTCGCGATGATCTGACGCCTCATAGGCTAACACCAACCTGGATCTCTCATGACAAGTTTATCTACCAGGCTGACGACGGATCTCTCACGCTCCTGGACACTAGCAACAATTCCGTGTCTCTTCTGGTCTCCAATCACACGCTC AGGCAGCTGAATGTTCAAGGCTACCAGTGCAGCGCCGATCTGCGTTACGTGTTGTTCAAGCACAATGTCAAGCCG GTATTCAGAAACACCTTCACCGCTTACTACACTGTCTACGACGTTACGAACGA CCACCACACACCTCTTCGTCTGCACGCGTCGCGAAGGATGCAGCAAACGCGTCTGCAACACGCCGCCTGGTTGGGTAACACCTCGGGTCTCCTGATGATCTCCGAGAACGACATCTACGTGAGGATGGCGCCATCCGCAGCGGAGGACGCTCGGCTAACGGACACGGGTGTTCCTGGCGTGATTTACAACGGTGTCCCCGACTGGTTGTACCAAGAGGAAGTGTTGCCTCGGCCAGAAGCAGCCTGGCCCAGCCCCGATGGCACTCATCTTCTTTACGCTACCTTCAACGATACCAAAGTCACTGCCCTGGAGTTTCCCTGGTTCAGCACGCAGCCTGGTCAAGATGGCTCCAGTTCCAGTCCTCTGTCCGTCACCAGGAGAGGTACCTTCCCGCCTTCCAGATCGGTCAGGTATCCGACTCCTGGTTCGCCCAACCCGGAGGTTGACCTGTGGATGCTGGAGCTCGCTAACGTGACCAATTTCGGGAACGGAAACAACACAGCGAATTCGACGACCATATCCAAGATCAAACTCAAACCACCGCCAGCGTTGGACGGACA GGAGTATTATCTAATATCCGCTGGTTGGGTGGGCGAGGACTCCAGTCACGTGGCTGTCGTATGGATGACGAGGTCGCAGAATCTGTCGTTGGTATCGGCGTGTCGTGCACCCACGTGGGAGTGCGAGGAGACCCACTCGGAACGTGCACCCGAAGGACAATGGCTCGACGCGCAGCCTCATCCTCTGTTCGCGCCTGACGGTGACAGCTTCTTACTGTTAGCTACCGTTCAGGAAGGCGACAAAGAACACTTCACTCACATTAAACATGTGACGTTGACCCAGCAGAGGATAGCTGTTCTTTCTCACGGTAGATACGAG GTCAGCGAAATCTTAGCGTGGGACACCAAGGCCCACCTGGTGTACTACTTGGGTACCAGAGAAAGAAGGCCAGGACAGAGACACTTGTACGTGGTTCGCGATCCCACTGCCGACGATCCTCGACGTCTAGAACCGCTCTGTGTCACCTGCGATCTTGGCGAGGTCCTCTGGAGCAGTAG GTTCTACTACACCAACTGCACGCACTTTGGCGCATCCGTCAGTCCAGCGGTCAGCGAAGAAACTCAGGGTTACTACGTTCTTTACTGCGAAGGTCCAGGTCTCCCGTTGGCCGGTGTGCACATGATGAGCTCCCATAAGATGATCAGGGTGCTGTACGACACGAGAATCCAGCGGGGAGACAAGCTCTCGCAGTTGGCCCTGCCGACTCGAAGAAGTTTCGAG GTACCTTTGCCTCAAGGTTGGAAAGCTCAGGTACAACTTCTTCTGCCACCCTCGTGGCGAGAGGAGCTCAGAGACGCGGCTTTCCCGGTGCTGGTCGAAGTGAACGGTCGTCCAGGCAGCGAAGCGGTGACCGACCGCTTTAAAATCGATTGGGGTACCTACATGTCCAGCCACAACGACGTGGTGTACGTCAGATTGGACGTTCGAGGTGCCAGAGGTCAGGGAAAGAGGGACTTGTTCAGGAGGATCGGAGGCGTCGAGGTTCAGGACCAGCTGACCGTGCTGAGGCACCTGCTGAAGACCCTGAAATATCTGGACGTGACGAGGGTCGGTGTGTGGGGTTGGGGATACGGGGGCTACGTGACCGCCATGGTGCTGGGAAGCCAGGAGAACGTGTTCAAGTGTGGCGTCGCCGTAAATCCCATCGCGGATTGGTTATATTACA ACTCCGCGTTCACGGAACGAGTCCTCGGTGCTCCAGCCGAAAACTACAAAGGTTACGTGGAGGCTGACCTAACCCAACGGGCAAGGCTAGTGCCGAGTCACAGTCTCTATCTTCTTCATGGTCTAGCTGACCTCACAGCGCCTTACACGCACGGTGTCGCCTTTGCCAAGGCTCTGTCCGATGCGGGTATCATCTTTAGGTACCAG AGCTACGCGGACGAAGACCACGCCTTATCGGGCGTGTTGGAGCACGCTTATCGTTCCATGGAGGACTTCCTCGCCGAGTGCCTCTCCCTGGACGCGTCCTAG
- the LOC100876449 gene encoding A-type potassium channel modulatory protein DPP6 isoform X1, with protein sequence MNASVNIERNSWRLPPDETVQVADPRSKSAQVKEDLTYAEGGHNWRSIIFSLLVIGFVIAGIVTAIYLLGYVDELLYWSGRRLTLDECLRDDLTPHRLTPTWISHDKFIYQADDGSLTLLDTSNNSVSLLVSNHTLRQLNVQGYQCSADLRYVLFKHNVKPVFRNTFTAYYTVYDVTNDHHTPLRLHASRRMQQTRLQHAAWLGNTSGLLMISENDIYVRMAPSAAEDARLTDTGVPGVIYNGVPDWLYQEEVLPRPEAAWPSPDGTHLLYATFNDTKVTALEFPWFSTQPGQDGSSSSPLSVTRRGTFPPSRSVRYPTPGSPNPEVDLWMLELANVTNFGNGNNTANSTTISKIKLKPPPALDGQEYYLISAGWVGEDSSHVAVVWMTRSQNLSLVSACRAPTWECEETHSERAPEGQWLDAQPHPLFAPDGDSFLLLATVQEGDKEHFTHIKHVTLTQQRIAVLSHGRYEVSEILAWDTKAHLVYYLGTRERRPGQRHLYVVRDPTADDPRRLEPLCVTCDLGEVLWSSRFYYTNCTHFGASVSPAVSEETQGYYVLYCEGPGLPLAGVHMMSSHKMIRVLYDTRIQRGDKLSQLALPTRRSFEVPLPQGWKAQVQLLLPPSWREELRDAAFPVLVEVNGRPGSEAVTDRFKIDWGTYMSSHNDVVYVRLDVRGARGQGKRDLFRRIGGVEVQDQLTVLRHLLKTLKYLDVTRVGVWGWGYGGYVTAMVLGSQENVFKCGVAVNPIADWLYYNSAFTERVLGAPAENYKGYVEADLTQRARLVPSHSLYLLHGLADLTAPYTHGVAFAKALSDAGIIFRYQSYADEDHALSGVLEHAYRSMEDFLAECLSLDAS encoded by the exons ATGAACGCCAGCGTCAACATCGAGAGGAACTCCTGGCGGCTGCCTCCCGACGAGACCGTCCAGGTCGCCGATCCCCGTTCAAAGTCAGCTCAGGTAAAAGAG GATCTAACGTACGCGGAGGGCGGCCACAATTGGCGGAGCATAATCTTCTCGCTGCTGGTCATCGGTTTTGTTATCGCCGGGATCGTTACGGCCATTTACCTCCTCGG gTACGTCGACGAGCTGTTGTACTGGAGCGGCAGACGCCTCACGTTAGACGAGTGCCTTCGCGATGATCTGACGCCTCATAGGCTAACACCAACCTGGATCTCTCATGACAAGTTTATCTACCAGGCTGACGACGGATCTCTCACGCTCCTGGACACTAGCAACAATTCCGTGTCTCTTCTGGTCTCCAATCACACGCTC AGGCAGCTGAATGTTCAAGGCTACCAGTGCAGCGCCGATCTGCGTTACGTGTTGTTCAAGCACAATGTCAAGCCG GTATTCAGAAACACCTTCACCGCTTACTACACTGTCTACGACGTTACGAACGA CCACCACACACCTCTTCGTCTGCACGCGTCGCGAAGGATGCAGCAAACGCGTCTGCAACACGCCGCCTGGTTGGGTAACACCTCGGGTCTCCTGATGATCTCCGAGAACGACATCTACGTGAGGATGGCGCCATCCGCAGCGGAGGACGCTCGGCTAACGGACACGGGTGTTCCTGGCGTGATTTACAACGGTGTCCCCGACTGGTTGTACCAAGAGGAAGTGTTGCCTCGGCCAGAAGCAGCCTGGCCCAGCCCCGATGGCACTCATCTTCTTTACGCTACCTTCAACGATACCAAAGTCACTGCCCTGGAGTTTCCCTGGTTCAGCACGCAGCCTGGTCAAGATGGCTCCAGTTCCAGTCCTCTGTCCGTCACCAGGAGAGGTACCTTCCCGCCTTCCAGATCGGTCAGGTATCCGACTCCTGGTTCGCCCAACCCGGAGGTTGACCTGTGGATGCTGGAGCTCGCTAACGTGACCAATTTCGGGAACGGAAACAACACAGCGAATTCGACGACCATATCCAAGATCAAACTCAAACCACCGCCAGCGTTGGACGGACA GGAGTATTATCTAATATCCGCTGGTTGGGTGGGCGAGGACTCCAGTCACGTGGCTGTCGTATGGATGACGAGGTCGCAGAATCTGTCGTTGGTATCGGCGTGTCGTGCACCCACGTGGGAGTGCGAGGAGACCCACTCGGAACGTGCACCCGAAGGACAATGGCTCGACGCGCAGCCTCATCCTCTGTTCGCGCCTGACGGTGACAGCTTCTTACTGTTAGCTACCGTTCAGGAAGGCGACAAAGAACACTTCACTCACATTAAACATGTGACGTTGACCCAGCAGAGGATAGCTGTTCTTTCTCACGGTAGATACGAG GTCAGCGAAATCTTAGCGTGGGACACCAAGGCCCACCTGGTGTACTACTTGGGTACCAGAGAAAGAAGGCCAGGACAGAGACACTTGTACGTGGTTCGCGATCCCACTGCCGACGATCCTCGACGTCTAGAACCGCTCTGTGTCACCTGCGATCTTGGCGAGGTCCTCTGGAGCAGTAG GTTCTACTACACCAACTGCACGCACTTTGGCGCATCCGTCAGTCCAGCGGTCAGCGAAGAAACTCAGGGTTACTACGTTCTTTACTGCGAAGGTCCAGGTCTCCCGTTGGCCGGTGTGCACATGATGAGCTCCCATAAGATGATCAGGGTGCTGTACGACACGAGAATCCAGCGGGGAGACAAGCTCTCGCAGTTGGCCCTGCCGACTCGAAGAAGTTTCGAG GTACCTTTGCCTCAAGGTTGGAAAGCTCAGGTACAACTTCTTCTGCCACCCTCGTGGCGAGAGGAGCTCAGAGACGCGGCTTTCCCGGTGCTGGTCGAAGTGAACGGTCGTCCAGGCAGCGAAGCGGTGACCGACCGCTTTAAAATCGATTGGGGTACCTACATGTCCAGCCACAACGACGTGGTGTACGTCAGATTGGACGTTCGAGGTGCCAGAGGTCAGGGAAAGAGGGACTTGTTCAGGAGGATCGGAGGCGTCGAGGTTCAGGACCAGCTGACCGTGCTGAGGCACCTGCTGAAGACCCTGAAATATCTGGACGTGACGAGGGTCGGTGTGTGGGGTTGGGGATACGGGGGCTACGTGACCGCCATGGTGCTGGGAAGCCAGGAGAACGTGTTCAAGTGTGGCGTCGCCGTAAATCCCATCGCGGATTGGTTATATTACA ACTCCGCGTTCACGGAACGAGTCCTCGGTGCTCCAGCCGAAAACTACAAAGGTTACGTGGAGGCTGACCTAACCCAACGGGCAAGGCTAGTGCCGAGTCACAGTCTCTATCTTCTTCATGGTCTAGCTGACCTCACAGCGCCTTACACGCACGGTGTCGCCTTTGCCAAGGCTCTGTCCGATGCGGGTATCATCTTTAGGTACCAG AGCTACGCGGACGAAGACCACGCCTTATCGGGCGTGTTGGAGCACGCTTATCGTTCCATGGAGGACTTCCTCGCCGAGTGCCTCTCCCTGGACGCGTCCTAG
- the LOC100876449 gene encoding A-type potassium channel modulatory protein DPP6 isoform X3 has protein sequence MANTPLNLSEEDLTYAEGGHNWRSIIFSLLVIGFVIAGIVTAIYLLGYVDELLYWSGRRLTLDECLRDDLTPHRLTPTWISHDKFIYQADDGSLTLLDTSNNSVSLLVSNHTLRQLNVQGYQCSADLRYVLFKHNVKPVFRNTFTAYYTVYDVTNDHHTPLRLHASRRMQQTRLQHAAWLGNTSGLLMISENDIYVRMAPSAAEDARLTDTGVPGVIYNGVPDWLYQEEVLPRPEAAWPSPDGTHLLYATFNDTKVTALEFPWFSTQPGQDGSSSSPLSVTRRGTFPPSRSVRYPTPGSPNPEVDLWMLELANVTNFGNGNNTANSTTISKIKLKPPPALDGQEYYLISAGWVGEDSSHVAVVWMTRSQNLSLVSACRAPTWECEETHSERAPEGQWLDAQPHPLFAPDGDSFLLLATVQEGDKEHFTHIKHVTLTQQRIAVLSHGRYEVSEILAWDTKAHLVYYLGTRERRPGQRHLYVVRDPTADDPRRLEPLCVTCDLGEVLWSSRFYYTNCTHFGASVSPAVSEETQGYYVLYCEGPGLPLAGVHMMSSHKMIRVLYDTRIQRGDKLSQLALPTRRSFEVPLPQGWKAQVQLLLPPSWREELRDAAFPVLVEVNGRPGSEAVTDRFKIDWGTYMSSHNDVVYVRLDVRGARGQGKRDLFRRIGGVEVQDQLTVLRHLLKTLKYLDVTRVGVWGWGYGGYVTAMVLGSQENVFKCGVAVNPIADWLYYNSAFTERVLGAPAENYKGYVEADLTQRARLVPSHSLYLLHGLADLTAPYTHGVAFAKALSDAGIIFRYQSYADEDHALSGVLEHAYRSMEDFLAECLSLDAS, from the exons ATGGCCAATACGCCGCTCAATTTGTCTGAAG AGGATCTAACGTACGCGGAGGGCGGCCACAATTGGCGGAGCATAATCTTCTCGCTGCTGGTCATCGGTTTTGTTATCGCCGGGATCGTTACGGCCATTTACCTCCTCGG gTACGTCGACGAGCTGTTGTACTGGAGCGGCAGACGCCTCACGTTAGACGAGTGCCTTCGCGATGATCTGACGCCTCATAGGCTAACACCAACCTGGATCTCTCATGACAAGTTTATCTACCAGGCTGACGACGGATCTCTCACGCTCCTGGACACTAGCAACAATTCCGTGTCTCTTCTGGTCTCCAATCACACGCTC AGGCAGCTGAATGTTCAAGGCTACCAGTGCAGCGCCGATCTGCGTTACGTGTTGTTCAAGCACAATGTCAAGCCG GTATTCAGAAACACCTTCACCGCTTACTACACTGTCTACGACGTTACGAACGA CCACCACACACCTCTTCGTCTGCACGCGTCGCGAAGGATGCAGCAAACGCGTCTGCAACACGCCGCCTGGTTGGGTAACACCTCGGGTCTCCTGATGATCTCCGAGAACGACATCTACGTGAGGATGGCGCCATCCGCAGCGGAGGACGCTCGGCTAACGGACACGGGTGTTCCTGGCGTGATTTACAACGGTGTCCCCGACTGGTTGTACCAAGAGGAAGTGTTGCCTCGGCCAGAAGCAGCCTGGCCCAGCCCCGATGGCACTCATCTTCTTTACGCTACCTTCAACGATACCAAAGTCACTGCCCTGGAGTTTCCCTGGTTCAGCACGCAGCCTGGTCAAGATGGCTCCAGTTCCAGTCCTCTGTCCGTCACCAGGAGAGGTACCTTCCCGCCTTCCAGATCGGTCAGGTATCCGACTCCTGGTTCGCCCAACCCGGAGGTTGACCTGTGGATGCTGGAGCTCGCTAACGTGACCAATTTCGGGAACGGAAACAACACAGCGAATTCGACGACCATATCCAAGATCAAACTCAAACCACCGCCAGCGTTGGACGGACA GGAGTATTATCTAATATCCGCTGGTTGGGTGGGCGAGGACTCCAGTCACGTGGCTGTCGTATGGATGACGAGGTCGCAGAATCTGTCGTTGGTATCGGCGTGTCGTGCACCCACGTGGGAGTGCGAGGAGACCCACTCGGAACGTGCACCCGAAGGACAATGGCTCGACGCGCAGCCTCATCCTCTGTTCGCGCCTGACGGTGACAGCTTCTTACTGTTAGCTACCGTTCAGGAAGGCGACAAAGAACACTTCACTCACATTAAACATGTGACGTTGACCCAGCAGAGGATAGCTGTTCTTTCTCACGGTAGATACGAG GTCAGCGAAATCTTAGCGTGGGACACCAAGGCCCACCTGGTGTACTACTTGGGTACCAGAGAAAGAAGGCCAGGACAGAGACACTTGTACGTGGTTCGCGATCCCACTGCCGACGATCCTCGACGTCTAGAACCGCTCTGTGTCACCTGCGATCTTGGCGAGGTCCTCTGGAGCAGTAG GTTCTACTACACCAACTGCACGCACTTTGGCGCATCCGTCAGTCCAGCGGTCAGCGAAGAAACTCAGGGTTACTACGTTCTTTACTGCGAAGGTCCAGGTCTCCCGTTGGCCGGTGTGCACATGATGAGCTCCCATAAGATGATCAGGGTGCTGTACGACACGAGAATCCAGCGGGGAGACAAGCTCTCGCAGTTGGCCCTGCCGACTCGAAGAAGTTTCGAG GTACCTTTGCCTCAAGGTTGGAAAGCTCAGGTACAACTTCTTCTGCCACCCTCGTGGCGAGAGGAGCTCAGAGACGCGGCTTTCCCGGTGCTGGTCGAAGTGAACGGTCGTCCAGGCAGCGAAGCGGTGACCGACCGCTTTAAAATCGATTGGGGTACCTACATGTCCAGCCACAACGACGTGGTGTACGTCAGATTGGACGTTCGAGGTGCCAGAGGTCAGGGAAAGAGGGACTTGTTCAGGAGGATCGGAGGCGTCGAGGTTCAGGACCAGCTGACCGTGCTGAGGCACCTGCTGAAGACCCTGAAATATCTGGACGTGACGAGGGTCGGTGTGTGGGGTTGGGGATACGGGGGCTACGTGACCGCCATGGTGCTGGGAAGCCAGGAGAACGTGTTCAAGTGTGGCGTCGCCGTAAATCCCATCGCGGATTGGTTATATTACA ACTCCGCGTTCACGGAACGAGTCCTCGGTGCTCCAGCCGAAAACTACAAAGGTTACGTGGAGGCTGACCTAACCCAACGGGCAAGGCTAGTGCCGAGTCACAGTCTCTATCTTCTTCATGGTCTAGCTGACCTCACAGCGCCTTACACGCACGGTGTCGCCTTTGCCAAGGCTCTGTCCGATGCGGGTATCATCTTTAGGTACCAG AGCTACGCGGACGAAGACCACGCCTTATCGGGCGTGTTGGAGCACGCTTATCGTTCCATGGAGGACTTCCTCGCCGAGTGCCTCTCCCTGGACGCGTCCTAG